In the genome of Serratia symbiotica (Periphyllus acericola), one region contains:
- a CDS encoding ABC-F family ATPase encodes MLLSNNITMQFGSKPLFENITVKFGGGNRYGLIGANGCGKSTFMKILGGDLVPSGGNVFLDPNERLGKLRQDQFAFEQYSVLDTVIMGHNALWAVKEERDRIYGLAEMSEEDGYKVADLEVAYGEMDGYTAEARAGELLLGLGIPVEQHYGPMSEIAPGFKLRVLLAQALFSDPEILLLDEPTNNLDIDTIRWLEQVLNERNSTIIIISHDRHFLNMVCTHMADLDYGELRVYPGNYDEYMTAATQARERLMANNAKKRAQINELQSFVSRFSANASKSKQATSRARQIDKIQLAEVKFSSRQNPFIRFEQEKKLFRNALEVEALSKGFDNGPLFSKLNLMVEVGEKVAVLGQNGIGKSTLLKTLVGDAQPDSGTVKWSENANISYYAQDHEYEFDDTLTVFEWMSQWKQEKDDEQAVRSVLGRLLFSQDDIKKKVKVLSGGEKGRMLFGKLMMQRPNILVMDEPTNHLDMESIESLNMALEMYKGTLIFVSHDREFVSSLATRILEMTPNKVIYFTGNYEDYLRSQGIH; translated from the coding sequence TTGCTATTAAGTAACAACATCACGATGCAGTTTGGCAGTAAGCCATTGTTTGAAAATATCACCGTCAAATTCGGTGGTGGTAACCGTTACGGTTTGATCGGCGCTAATGGGTGTGGCAAGTCCACCTTTATGAAAATCCTCGGCGGTGACTTGGTGCCAAGCGGCGGCAACGTGTTCCTCGATCCCAATGAACGTCTGGGGAAACTGCGTCAGGATCAGTTTGCCTTTGAGCAGTATAGCGTGCTGGATACGGTGATCATGGGGCACAATGCGTTATGGGCGGTGAAGGAAGAGCGTGACCGCATCTACGGCTTGGCCGAAATGAGCGAAGAAGACGGCTATAAAGTCGCCGATCTGGAAGTAGCTTACGGTGAGATGGACGGTTATACCGCTGAAGCGCGCGCCGGTGAATTGCTGCTCGGCTTGGGGATCCCGGTTGAACAGCACTACGGCCCGATGAGCGAAATCGCGCCAGGCTTCAAGCTGCGCGTATTGCTGGCGCAAGCGTTGTTCTCTGATCCGGAAATCCTGCTGCTCGACGAACCGACCAACAACCTGGATATCGATACCATTCGCTGGTTAGAGCAGGTGCTAAACGAGCGTAACAGCACCATAATCATTATTTCGCACGATCGCCACTTCCTGAACATGGTGTGTACCCACATGGCGGATTTGGACTACGGCGAGCTGCGTGTGTATCCGGGCAACTATGACGAGTACATGACCGCCGCCACCCAGGCGCGTGAGCGTCTGATGGCCAATAACGCCAAGAAAAGAGCGCAGATTAACGAATTGCAATCGTTCGTGAGCCGCTTTAGCGCTAACGCCTCCAAGTCTAAGCAGGCAACCTCGCGCGCCCGTCAGATCGACAAGATCCAACTGGCAGAGGTGAAGTTTTCCAGCCGTCAGAACCCGTTCATCCGTTTCGAACAGGAAAAAAAATTGTTCCGTAATGCGTTGGAAGTGGAAGCGCTGAGCAAGGGCTTTGATAACGGCCCGCTGTTTAGCAAGCTCAATCTGATGGTTGAAGTGGGTGAAAAAGTAGCGGTGCTAGGCCAGAACGGTATTGGTAAATCCACTCTGTTGAAAACATTGGTGGGCGACGCGCAGCCAGACAGCGGCACGGTGAAATGGTCTGAAAATGCTAACATCAGTTACTATGCGCAGGATCACGAATACGAGTTCGATGACACCCTGACGGTGTTCGAATGGATGAGCCAGTGGAAGCAGGAAAAGGACGACGAGCAGGCGGTACGCAGCGTGCTTGGGCGTTTACTGTTCAGCCAAGACGATATCAAGAAGAAAGTAAAGGTGCTATCCGGTGGTGAAAAGGGGCGGATGCTGTTCGGTAAGCTGATGATGCAGCGTCCTAACATTTTGGTTATGGATGAACCAACCAACCATCTGGATATGGAATCCATTGAATCGTTGAACATGGCGCTGGAAATGTACAAAGGTACGCTGATCTTCGTTTCCCACGACCGTGAGTTCGTCAGTTCGCTGGCCACGCGCATACTAGAAATGACACCGAACAAGGTGATCTACTTTACTGGAAACTATGAAGATTATCTACGCAGCCAAGGCATCCATTAG
- a CDS encoding glycosyltransferase yields MRILMVIDGLPGGGAEKVVLTLCHGIKHMCHDVSLVSLRDVCKYPIPQGINYYVVADNSRTPWRKLTELSRRAAALDRAIAEMERKNGAFDLAFSNLHKTDRIVSRSKLLASDRLWFCIHGILSTSYLGHREGLDRWLKQRKIAGVYQGRNIVAVSPAVGDDLQQNLPIRPHSLAVINNPFDIAAIQQQAAEPCELAGQDYLVHVGRFHPHKRHDRLLKAYAQSCIQVPLVLIGVGSTASIAEAKRLAAELGIAERVRLLGFQANPYKFIRHASLLVLSSDSEGFGNVLVEALLCDTPVVSTRCPGGPAEILEKADMAHALAELNECSLADKIAQIYANPPEINHQQLLSYGLEPICRQYLALKK; encoded by the coding sequence ATGCGTATACTGATGGTTATCGACGGCCTGCCCGGAGGCGGCGCGGAAAAAGTGGTGCTGACCCTGTGTCATGGCATAAAGCACATGTGCCATGACGTTAGCCTGGTCTCATTACGCGACGTCTGCAAATACCCCATTCCCCAGGGGATTAACTACTACGTAGTGGCAGATAACAGCCGTACACCGTGGCGCAAGCTGACCGAGTTGTCACGCCGTGCCGCAGCTCTGGATCGAGCGATCGCCGAAATGGAGCGCAAAAATGGTGCCTTTGACCTGGCTTTCTCCAACTTGCACAAGACCGATCGCATCGTCAGCCGCAGCAAGCTGCTCGCTTCAGATCGCCTGTGGTTCTGCATTCACGGCATTTTATCCACTTCCTACCTTGGCCACCGCGAGGGGCTGGATCGCTGGCTGAAGCAGCGCAAAATCGCCGGCGTCTACCAGGGGCGCAACATCGTCGCCGTTTCACCGGCGGTTGGTGACGATTTGCAGCAAAATCTGCCAATTCGCCCCCATAGCTTGGCAGTGATCAATAATCCGTTTGATATTGCCGCCATACAACAGCAGGCGGCCGAGCCTTGCGAGCTAGCGGGCCAGGATTATCTGGTCCACGTCGGCCGCTTCCACCCACACAAACGGCACGATCGCCTGCTGAAAGCCTATGCGCAATCCTGCATTCAGGTGCCGCTGGTGTTGATTGGTGTCGGCAGCACAGCCAGCATTGCTGAAGCCAAACGGCTGGCAGCAGAGTTGGGCATTGCGGAACGCGTGCGACTCCTAGGTTTCCAGGCCAACCCCTATAAGTTTATTCGTCATGCGTCTTTGTTGGTGCTCAGCTCCGACAGCGAAGGCTTTGGTAACGTGCTGGTCGAGGCTTTGCTGTGCGATACGCCGGTGGTCAGCACCCGTTGCCCAGGAGGGCCGGCAGAGATCCTGGAGAAGGCCGACATGGCCCACGCGCTGGCGGAATTAAATGAATGTTCTCTGGCGGATAAAATAGCGCAAATTTATGCCAATCCACCGGAAATCAATCATCAGCAATTGCTGAGCTACGGCCTTGAACCTATTTGCCGACAATATCTGGCGCTAAAGAAATAA
- a CDS encoding glycosyltransferase family 4 protein: MKACRLAIVRQKYRPDGGAERFVSRALEALEQHKLDLNVITREWQGDTNPNWHIHLCNPLKLGRISRERGFAEAARALWQKEPFDLVQSHERIPGCDIYRAGDGVHHRWLLQRARLLPELRRKWLFSNSYHRYVMCAERAMYAAPELKAVICNAEMIKQEIIDDFGVPADKITVIYNAINNQKFMPADARQRQLPRDKYRIPQKVHCLIFVGSGFERKGLATAIRALAATDSHLLVVGKDKAKKRYRALAQSLGCRHRVHFMGVQKQTLPFYQAADALLLPTLYDPLPNVILEAMSCGLPVITSTTCGGAEFITPGQNGFVTDALDITAISATIQALPRQALGSAMGEAARLRIMSATPAHLSKQLISLYNRLLD; this comes from the coding sequence ATGAAAGCATGCCGTTTGGCGATTGTTCGCCAAAAATACCGCCCGGATGGCGGAGCTGAGCGTTTTGTCTCACGCGCTCTGGAAGCATTGGAACAGCATAAGCTCGATCTGAATGTCATCACCCGCGAATGGCAGGGCGACACCAATCCCAACTGGCATATTCATCTGTGCAATCCATTGAAACTTGGTCGCATAAGCCGTGAACGGGGTTTTGCCGAAGCAGCCAGAGCGCTATGGCAGAAAGAGCCATTTGATCTGGTGCAAAGCCATGAACGTATTCCTGGCTGTGATATTTACCGCGCTGGCGATGGTGTGCACCATCGCTGGCTGTTGCAACGGGCGCGCCTGCTGCCAGAATTGCGACGCAAGTGGTTGTTCTCCAACAGCTATCACCGCTATGTGATGTGCGCCGAACGCGCGATGTACGCCGCGCCTGAGCTGAAAGCCGTTATTTGCAACGCCGAGATGATCAAGCAGGAAATCATCGACGATTTTGGCGTGCCAGCCGACAAAATTACGGTGATCTATAACGCCATCAATAATCAAAAGTTCATGCCCGCCGATGCAAGACAGCGGCAACTGCCGCGCGACAAATATCGAATCCCCCAGAAGGTGCACTGCCTGATCTTTGTCGGTTCCGGCTTTGAACGCAAAGGATTGGCTACTGCCATCCGCGCGTTAGCAGCAACGGACAGCCACCTTCTGGTGGTCGGTAAGGATAAGGCAAAGAAGCGTTATCGGGCGTTGGCGCAGTCGCTCGGCTGTAGACACCGTGTTCACTTTATGGGTGTGCAAAAGCAGACGCTGCCGTTTTACCAAGCGGCAGACGCGCTGCTGTTACCGACGCTGTATGACCCGTTACCTAATGTGATCCTAGAAGCGATGTCTTGCGGCCTGCCGGTGATCACCAGCACCACCTGCGGCGGTGCCGAGTTTATTACGCCAGGCCAGAATGGCTTCGTTACCGATGCCCTCGACATTACAGCTATCAGTGCAACAATTCAGGCATTGCCTCGTCAGGCACTGGGTTCTGCCATGGGCGAAGCGGCCAGGCTGCGCATCATGTCGGCCACGCCGGCGCATCTCTCCAAACAGCTCATTTCGCTCTATAACCGACTACTGGATTAG
- the rfaQ gene encoding putative lipopolysaccharide heptosyltransferase III, which translates to MMNDAPALISDLPVQRILIVKLRHHGDMLLITPVISSLLQNYPQAQIDVLLYQETHEMLASNPALSNIFAIDRQWKKQGTLAHLRHELSLFRKLKAQRYDMVVNLADQWRSAILTRLTCARIRLAFDFPKRRGFVWHHCHTRLVPVSNHAHQHTVEQNLSLLAPLNLPALSQRVTMSYEAQDWQASERLLQQQGVTGGYIVVQPTSRWFFKCWSEEKMAATLCALQANGHQLVITSGPDSREKAMVERILALCLPQSVVSLAGQLTLRQLAALIDHAKLFVGVDSVPIHMAAALKTPCIALFGPSKLIFWRPWQVIGHVIWAGEFGELPDPDTINTNTKKRYLDLIPIDTVIAAARSQLV; encoded by the coding sequence ATAATGAACGACGCGCCGGCCTTAATTTCTGACCTACCCGTACAGCGTATTCTGATCGTTAAACTACGCCACCATGGCGATATGCTGCTGATCACGCCAGTCATCAGCAGCCTGCTACAAAACTACCCGCAGGCACAGATCGATGTACTGCTGTATCAGGAAACCCATGAGATGCTGGCGAGTAATCCAGCACTATCAAATATTTTCGCCATTGACCGTCAGTGGAAAAAACAAGGAACCTTGGCGCATCTGCGTCATGAACTGAGCCTGTTCCGCAAGCTTAAAGCACAGCGCTACGATATGGTGGTCAATCTGGCCGATCAGTGGCGCAGCGCTATCCTCACGCGCTTGACATGCGCACGTATCCGGCTGGCCTTCGACTTTCCTAAACGTCGTGGCTTTGTTTGGCACCACTGCCACACACGGCTAGTGCCGGTGAGCAATCACGCTCACCAGCATACCGTTGAACAGAATTTATCGTTGTTGGCTCCCCTAAACCTACCGGCACTCAGCCAACGGGTAACGATGAGCTATGAAGCGCAGGACTGGCAAGCCAGTGAGCGGCTGTTGCAGCAGCAGGGCGTGACCGGTGGTTACATCGTGGTGCAACCTACCTCGCGCTGGTTCTTCAAATGCTGGAGTGAAGAAAAGATGGCAGCCACCCTTTGCGCATTGCAGGCCAATGGTCACCAATTGGTGATCACCTCCGGCCCAGACTCCCGGGAAAAAGCCATGGTGGAGCGCATTCTGGCACTTTGCTTGCCGCAGAGTGTGGTTTCACTGGCCGGGCAGTTGACGCTGCGCCAATTGGCTGCTCTGATCGACCATGCAAAACTGTTTGTCGGCGTGGACTCAGTGCCAATCCACATGGCTGCTGCGTTAAAAACGCCGTGCATCGCGCTGTTCGGCCCATCCAAACTGATCTTCTGGAGGCCATGGCAAGTTATCGGCCATGTGATTTGGGCTGGAGAATTTGGCGAGTTGCCCGATCCAGACACCATCAACACCAACACCAAAAAACGTTATCTTGACCTTATTCCTATAGACACGGTGATTGCAGCCGCGCGGAGTCAGCTAGTATGA
- a CDS encoding polysaccharide deacetylase family protein: MTKPAFLITIDTEGDNLWQNHDRISTGNTRFLPRFQSLCEKYAFKPVYLTNYEMALDPAYIEFARDMIARGAGEIGMHLHAWNSPPLAPLTDDDWRHKPYLIEYPADQVRAKVDHMTKLLEDTFQTKMLSHRAGRWAFNEYYASLLLEYGYQLDCSVTPRVNWQFSPGNPQGDGGTDYRHFPSQAYFIDPQNIAKPGTSTLLEVPMSIQYKHSALMNIFKQGYDRLRGKQRSPPVHWLRPSGKNLHKMKKVVEVSLAQGHDYLEFMLHSSEFMPGGSPIFKTEQDIEGLYRDLEQLFDWLRQRTVGMTLAEYYQRKKI, from the coding sequence ATGACTAAACCGGCGTTTCTCATTACTATTGATACCGAAGGCGATAATCTGTGGCAAAACCACGATCGTATTTCCACCGGAAATACGCGTTTCTTGCCACGTTTTCAGTCACTTTGTGAGAAATACGCCTTCAAGCCAGTTTATCTAACCAACTATGAAATGGCGTTGGATCCGGCCTATATTGAGTTCGCCCGCGATATGATCGCGCGCGGTGCTGGCGAGATAGGGATGCACCTACATGCTTGGAATAGCCCGCCACTGGCTCCGCTGACTGACGATGATTGGCGTCATAAGCCGTATCTGATCGAATATCCTGCCGATCAGGTTCGTGCCAAAGTCGATCATATGACCAAGCTACTGGAGGATACTTTCCAAACAAAGATGCTCAGCCACCGCGCTGGCCGCTGGGCCTTCAACGAATACTATGCATCGCTGCTGCTGGAATACGGCTATCAGTTAGACTGTTCAGTTACACCACGGGTTAACTGGCAGTTCTCGCCGGGCAACCCGCAGGGGGATGGCGGCACGGACTACCGCCATTTTCCATCGCAGGCTTACTTTATCGATCCGCAAAATATCGCCAAGCCGGGTACTTCGACATTATTAGAGGTGCCAATGAGTATTCAGTACAAGCATTCGGCACTGATGAACATCTTTAAACAAGGCTATGATAGGCTGCGGGGTAAGCAGCGTTCACCACCGGTGCACTGGCTGCGGCCAAGTGGCAAAAACCTGCACAAGATGAAAAAGGTCGTTGAGGTATCATTGGCACAGGGGCATGATTACCTGGAGTTTATGCTGCATTCCTCCGAGTTTATGCCCGGCGGTAGCCCGATATTTAAAACCGAACAGGATATTGAAGGGCTGTACCGCGATCTGGAACAGCTTTTTGACTGGTTGCGCCAGCGTACAGTTGGCATGACGCTGGCTGAGTATTATCAGAGAAAAAAGATCTGA
- a CDS encoding DUF29 domain-containing protein, which yields MNTRYEADIVVWAQEQASLLRAGRFSEIDIANIAEEIEDVGKSEKRELASRMAVLLAHLLKWKFQPGRLGSSWQRTIKEQRKALALHIKGTPSLKTTLSDSDWIAVVWADAVSSAAQETQLDVFPEDCIWEMGQILSQEFYPE from the coding sequence ATGAACACACGATACGAAGCTGATATTGTTGTCTGGGCTCAGGAGCAGGCATCTTTACTGCGTGCCGGTCGATTCTCTGAGATTGATATTGCTAATATCGCCGAGGAGATCGAGGACGTGGGCAAAAGCGAAAAGCGTGAACTCGCCAGTCGTATGGCCGTTTTGCTAGCACATCTTCTCAAGTGGAAGTTTCAGCCTGGCCGTCTTGGTTCCAGCTGGCAGCGAACCATCAAAGAACAAAGAAAAGCATTGGCATTACATATTAAAGGAACACCCAGCCTCAAAACTACGCTTTCCGACAGTGACTGGATTGCAGTTGTGTGGGCTGATGCGGTTTCTTCTGCGGCCCAGGAAACACAGCTTGATGTGTTTCCTGAGGACTGCATTTGGGAAATGGGACAAATCCTGTCTCAGGAATTTTACCCGGAATAA
- a CDS encoding DUF2442 domain-containing protein, whose protein sequence is MTISANNLRFDETTMWVELSDGIVMGVPLAWFPRLLNASAYELSKRSIHWDDLDEDISVDGLLARRGDVTDVPHNVA, encoded by the coding sequence ATGACTATTTCAGCTAATAATCTGCGCTTTGATGAAACCACCATGTGGGTCGAATTGAGTGATGGCATAGTCATGGGGGTTCCGCTGGCTTGGTTCCCACGACTGCTCAACGCCTCTGCATATGAACTCAGTAAACGCAGTATCCACTGGGATGATCTGGATGAGGATATCTCAGTGGACGGTTTGCTGGCACGCCGCGGTGATGTGACCGATGTTCCGCATAACGTTGCATGA